A single Salmo trutta chromosome 14, fSalTru1.1, whole genome shotgun sequence DNA region contains:
- the LOC115207499 gene encoding T-cell leukemia translocation-altered gene protein homolog isoform X1, producing the protein MEEPWDFEFLSRIVDGFVSFLSEFVDDWLANDMRVSIFKILFSWLVVSLIAIHFAWKFYGNTVNDMYYRQGTGGKNGGTPDPAPHRSGWESAAGDNLKTHRE; encoded by the exons ATGGAAGAGCCCTGGGATTTCGAGTTTTTATCCCGCATTGTGGACGGGTTTGTTTCGTTTCTTTCCGAATTTGTTGACGACTGGCTGGCTAATGATATGAGAGTGTCAATATTCAAGATATTGTTTAGTTGGCTCGTTGTCAGTCTCATTGCCATCCATTTCGCTTGGAAATTTTACGGAAACACTGTGAACGATATGTATTACCGACAAG GTACTGGTGGAAAGAATGGAGGCACACCTGACCCTGCACCTCACAGGAGCGGATG GGAGAGTGCGGCAGGAGACAACCTCAAGACACATCGTGAGTGA
- the LOC115207499 gene encoding T-cell leukemia translocation-altered gene protein homolog isoform X2, giving the protein MEEPWDFEFLSRIVDGFVSFLSEFVDDWLANDMRVSIFKILFSWLVVSLIAIHFAWKFYGNTVNDMYYRQGTGGKNGGTPDPAPHRSGW; this is encoded by the exons ATGGAAGAGCCCTGGGATTTCGAGTTTTTATCCCGCATTGTGGACGGGTTTGTTTCGTTTCTTTCCGAATTTGTTGACGACTGGCTGGCTAATGATATGAGAGTGTCAATATTCAAGATATTGTTTAGTTGGCTCGTTGTCAGTCTCATTGCCATCCATTTCGCTTGGAAATTTTACGGAAACACTGTGAACGATATGTATTACCGACAAG GTACTGGTGGAAAGAATGGAGGCACACCTGACCCTGCACCTCACAGGAGCGGATGGTAG